A single genomic interval of Oryctolagus cuniculus chromosome 19, mOryCun1.1, whole genome shotgun sequence harbors:
- the LOC127488706 gene encoding translation machinery-associated protein 7: MSGREGGKKKPLKQPKKQAKEMDEEDKAFKQKQKEEQKKLEELKAKAAGKGPLATGGIKKSGKK, translated from the coding sequence ATGTCCGGCCGGGAAGGTGGCAAGAAGAAGCCCCTGAAACAGCCCAAGAAGCAGGCCAAGGAGATGGATGAGGAAGATAAGGCTTTcaagcaaaaacagaaagaggagcaGAAGAAACTCGAGGAGCTAAAAGCGAAGGCTGCGGGGAAGGGCCCCCTGGCCACAGGTGGAATTAAGAAATCTGGCAAAAAGTAA